The following is a genomic window from Pseudopipra pipra isolate bDixPip1 chromosome 2, bDixPip1.hap1, whole genome shotgun sequence.
acagaaaaaaatcttgggATTTAAAGAAAGTTTTTTGGGATAAGCCTGTCTTTCATCAGAATGATCAGTTGGGTTAGGCATTTGCAACCTGCTTCCCTGAGCTAGCAAATGTCCTTGTCCTTAGCTTCATTCTTAGCTgggatttctctttctttgtgaTGGAGACAGCAGCCACACAGTGTGGTCCAGCGGCGCCTCTTGGAAGGCAATCTGAACAAGCTACGGGTTCAGTCTGCACGGGTACAATCTCCGCTGGCAAAAGACCAGGATGAAAAGATGGAAAAGGGAGAGAACAGGAGAAAAGAGACTTCACCCCTGCTAATACAGTGCCAGGTAAGGCAACAACACGGTGCTGCTGATTTCACAGTGATGGCAAAAGCtcagagctccagctgccccccTCCTAAGGGCCATGCTGAGTTATAAATTGCAATGCCAGCTGCAGTCAGAGAGAGCAGATTTCATGCATGGCCTCTCTTAGAGTCTGGATTCAGGTCTTCCAAAGCCAGAGGAAAGCCTTTCTGCTACATGCATTCTAGTTGTCCATATTTGAGGATAAATTACCTTAATCACATCTCCTTCCTTTGAAGGCCAGTTTTCCTATGATAGGAGGTATTTCATAACTGCATACAGAAGCAAGGAATGTCTCCTTATCACTTAAAGACAAGTGACCCTAGTTGATTTACACTTGCTGGATCCAGTCTGGTCTGATTCCCTTGGGTGTCAGAGGACCTCCTCAGAAAGTGGCTAAATGTGCTCCGAATTAGCATTGCTGCATCTCTTGGTGGAAGCAGTATTTTTAGCTCCCTTTTCTTCTTATACCTTCCTATACAGCGGAGCACACTAATCCCTGACCCTTGTACTTCAGAAAGCACATCCAAAAGCTGTGCTccgtgaaacaaggctgcatgGTTGAAGCTGCTCAGTAATATGCAGATATGAGGCTCACCAAGATACAGACCTGGTACAGGGTGgatacaaaatacattttaaagtttttagctgtttttaaTTCAGTTACCTGTCCTAAAAACATCTCCCGTGTTAGACAGTAAAGACTACACTTCCAAGAAAAAcacatacacattttaaaattcagttggCACTAAATTACAATATGAACACAGCATGGTAGCAAGTTTCTGAAAGGCTGCAAGCAAAGACACTGTCTAGTTTGTTTTGCAGTCTTTACTGTTGCAGTCAGGCATTGCTTACCCTGAGTTTTAGACCTTAATGTAGCTAGGTTAACATAACCCTACTTGGGAACAGACTAGTAGGATAAATGgctttttaatataatttttccaAATACCTGGAGCCTGGTTTTGAGCAAATGaagctgtttctttctctttaataaTCACTCTTTATTGTTCTGTATGAGGAAATTCAGTGACAAAGTGTGGGGGGTTTTGGCAGGCATGTACATTGAGCAAGGACAAGCACGTACAGGTGTTGTATCCCAGGGGCAGTAGTTAAGTCAGCAGCAGGGTCCACTAGTGGACCGTTTGTGTTTCTAATGGACTGGACCCCAGCTGTcacacacattttattttccctcacAGAGGAGGGTTAATGAACATCACAGTCAAGGAAATAAGTCTAACACAACCTGAATTCTGCACAggcatttctctctttttctgcccTTCTCTAAGAGCCAGTCACTGTTTGTCACACCTAATCTTCTTACACTGAAGGAAGGGGAGCTCTCCTCCCCTTCTTTTTAGTCTTGTTGCTTTTGATGTTCTCATTTGTGAACTTCAAAAACCCTCTCCTGTCAGTAACAGAACTGTGGCAGGAAATAGGACTCGGGCTGCCAGTTCATTTTAACCAGAGAGGTGAGCTGGTACCTTTTGGAGAACTGCTTGATTATGGTCCAGTTTTTATTAGAAATGGAACACGACCCCAGTGAAGTCTCTTTTCCCTGACAGCACCTCCTGAGAAAAGACAGTCTACCAGCTTAAAGCTGCCGTTTACACACagacaaataatttcaaagtgCTAACAAATGCATTAACTGACTTGGAACTGAACTTGCCTGGGGAATAAGTCCAAATATCTGTAGACTTCAGTGCTACAGGGAGGTTCAGGCAAGAAGTGTTTTCACTCTAACAGGTTATAGTTGCCCTGTGCCTAAGGCCTTTTTAAGTCTCAGAGATCAGAGACAGAGCCAGTCTGTAAGAGTTGTACTGCAGAGTCCTCCTATTCCCTTAGGTGGCTTGCCCACATGGTATTTTAGCAGAATTGTCCTTTTTTGTGACAACTTTTGCAAAGCACTTTGGAAAGCTTATCATGACGGAGATGCATTACAGAATCAAGCTGTTATTTTGTTCTTGTGGAGCTTGTCTCTTGTTGGCTTGGAAATAGATGATGAAAGAGTCCAGTGCTGTCCCAGTCCACTTTTCCTCTATGCCAAAGCAATCTGGGGTTAATCAGCCTTTTGTTTGTTAAAGCAGCTTCTTGACTTTGGAACTTACATTATTTCAGAACACACAGTTCTTTATAAGTGGTGATTCTTACTgattctccttcctctctttcttggAAATCCCCATAACTGACATTTAGATAAAGACTAATGGTGACTGGTAGCAAACTGAAAATTCTGGAACAGAGATGAGAGTGGGTAATGTGATGAAAAGTCCTCTTAGGCCAGGAAGGCTTGCAGTTCTCATCAGCTGCCTGTGTAGTCCTTACCTCAACTGCGTTGTATTTGTGGTATGCTGGATGGAGGACTTTCCTCAGGCTCCTGGTGAGTTCTCTGGACAAATAGTGGTCTAATTTGAAAGTGGATAACTTTTGTGATGCTGCTGGAACTGATAACTGTGCTGGGCTGTTTACACTGAATGAGATTAAATGTCATTTTCTACAGAATAATCACTGTCCTGTTATATGCTAGCAAGTTTCTAACTTGCAACTTTTCCAGCCTGCTCTGAAACAAAACTCAAGAATCTGCCTAGTGATAGAGTTTAGGCTTATTATAACAACAACAGCTCATGCATCTCAGGTCAGCCTGCTCCCAAAGTGATTCCTTAGTAACTGCTATCCATGCTTcaggttttctgtttctgagaaGCTGATACAATGCTTTTTCTGCAGCTGGGCAATGAACAGTTGGCTTCTGTGAGCCAGAGGGATGGTTAATGCTTTCCCAGTAGAATCCATGTCTGTTACTGAGGAAGAGCTGTTTCAGCTGGACAGTGTTGGCAGGTTGCAGCCTGGGCTAATGTGGTGGCACACGTGACCTGAGACTCATGGTCAGTATACCCACTTAGGCAGTGAGGAGGCACAGGGAAGCCTCTTCTGTGAAGCACAGTAGAGAGGATGAGGAGACAGACATTTAGCACACATCTGCACTCTGTGCCTTTATCTTACCTCTCTGCTCAGTCTGGCCACAATCCTCGTAGGCAGGGCTGATACATCAGTGAGGACAAGACAGCACAGACATTGCAGAGCTCTAAAATCAGAAGGGAGGCATTTTGTtatagaatcacaaaattatTTGGGCTGAAAGGGACCCTAGTGATATTGTGTCTGTTTGCAGCATTCCAGTATTTCTCACAAGAgatattttgttctttctttttgtaaCTGCTCACAAATAGTTCATTTTTGAAAATGGAATCTTGGAAATACTGGAGCTCTTGGAAATCTTGGAAATAATGTAGCTCGCTCTCTGTTATGATTAATAGTCAGAAACAGATTTAGTTAAGAAATCATGGACTTGAAACGTTTTCCTTGACCCTACTGGTGCTGCACTGAGTACCTCATAGCCATGCTGGTCTGCTTAAGGTGATCAAGCATTTAACCTTCTTAGGAATGAGCAAAAGGGTAGAGTAGCAGTGGGAGGTCTGTTGCTGCTTCTGGGTGACTAATGGCACAGAGTACCACAGTGAATGGAAGAGAGGGAAtcacaggaaaaacacaaatgacagtaggggaaaaaaagagcctCTCTAAAGGGAAGCTTTGTGGCTGGCTTTTTGTGGGTCTTGGTGCAAGACAGAGCCTTGAAGAACTAGGCCATCAAGAATGGATATTAGGCACTAGAGACAGgtgaaaaacatattttgtagATGGCAGTTACCCCATCTTTTCCAATTCCTTTACTAAGTCCtgctcctcctttttttccctgaacatAATTCTTATCAACGTCCTTGATAACCCTATTTTTTCAGACCTCTAACATATGTGAGACCTGCTGTTACTTCATCACCTCTGGCCTGCCATTAAGGCAGAGGGGGCAGAAAACATATGGCAAAcacatttccttttccctttcaagTGCAAAGGGGTGAAGAAATGAAGTGAGCAAGGCACTGGGGATTATTCCAGTAAGATCAAGCACAGGTGACTGGGGTGCAAGGCATCCAGTCTTTCCCTTTCCTAAATGACACCAGCTGTTACTATTGTAGTTATAATATCATGTCATATATCCTTGAAGAGCTATATAGGAACGTAATGTAAGCCCTACACAAAATAAATACCTTCTGATTAGGTTGTGTCTTGCATTCAGGAATCATTTGAATTTGTCGGTTCATCTCAGGGATATATGTGCTGGCTGCTTCTGTTTCCGACTTCTCCCTCTGGAAGCTCTTCAACTGAAAACAAATGTCTAGCCCTTGAAAATTGTTACCTGCAACACcagaagaaatggagaaatgACAAAGGCTGTAGCACATGCCTGTATTCCTTTAGAAGCTTTTGTCATATCAACTATTGCTCTGCTAATAAAGTCCATGGGGGTTTTCTGAACAAATTCACTAATTATGCATCTCTTGGCAGGAACACTGTTAAGGTAAAGTCCCTAAAAACAGATAAATGTCTGGGCAATCAAATACAAATGAAAGAAGACAAATTCAAAAAGAAATCTTTGACAGAGGTTTGCAGAGCACTGTGGAGACCACCCTTGTCTTGGATAAGTCTCCTACCTTCTGACTACTGCCTAAAACACCACATCTTTGGCTGTGTTGCTCAGAAAGTTAGAGGAGTGAGTACGCCCATTTTGAGCCCACAGTAATcatctgttgttgttttttctagTGCCAAGGTCAGGTATTGAAAGCGACTGTTAACACTGGGTGTCTACCGAACCTCATCTCCAAGAGCTGTTTAAACCAGCTGGGGTAAGTCTTTGCACAGTAGAAGAGGAGAGATGACTAAAAGAAAACCTATGGCAAGAACCTAGGCACCCTTGATTCCCCAGCCCCAATGATAATTACCAGCAGCTTTGCATGTGCACACGGCTGTTTAGGAGAAGGTGCAGAAGGTGGGATACAGGGCAAGGCATCAGGAGCACTGGCAAAGTTGTGTGAAGACCCCAGactgggaggcagagctgtgtcaTTCTGTCTGTGTGTAGTGCAAGGCAAAGCTGCCCAGCTGATGGCTAGTGGTGAGGTTTTGCTTGTTGAATCTGCCTCCAGACATACTGTGTGAAAGAGATTCCTCCTCTTGTGGGCCTATTCCCAATGAGAACAAGAAGAACTGCTGTCAGTGAGAAGTCCTGTTTTTCCTACTCTTCCTCCACTTGAGGCAATAACACTTCTTGTGTCCCACAGGCTGGAAGAAGTGTCTGCCATGGACTGTGGAGACCTCTCTCTTCCTATCCCCAGCGTTGTTGGCCGAGTAGAACATATGGAGTTGCAATTTGGCCCGGAGACAGTGTTGTGTTCGGCACTGGTTGTAGGTGAGAGTGCCAGCCCCTCATCTCCCCtatttttcctctgttgctCTTGCACTGTCAAGGGCATTTAGAAGGACCTTTAAGAAGAGTGTAACATGGTAGGAGGTTGGTGATGTGGTCGCTTCCACTGCTGGCCAACATCATTATGCGCTGTGAACACGTTCAATCTAACCAAATGCAAAGGGCATAGGAAGGGtacagagaagagagaagacaCAGAAAGTGGGAAGAAATGATGTGATTTTTGGTCTTAAAAAAGGATGTGGAAAATTCTCATTTACATTCTAAAATGGACATTTGTTAAAATTATGCAGAAGGCTTGATTAGTCCTCTGGTGCCCTATGTTCTATTGAATGGGCACTTGTATCTCTGGCTGAGAGTCATCAGAGAAGGCAACAGAGGGTACAGCTTATTCCCCAGAGTGTTTCTCTGTGTACTcatctgcttctgctgcagggAGCACCCTGAAAGAACCTGGTAACCACAGAGTGCTGAGTCTCCCTCAGTGTCCTGAAGCAGGACCCTTTGAAGGAAGGAGCCATAGTACCCAAGGCCAAGTCAGCAGGTGCTGAGGCACGCCCATCAAACAGCAGAAAGGCTGCATGTTCCACATTCACATCAAGCTGTGAATATGCTGAAAACAACTTAgttgtcttttttcccccttgttctTTATCCCTATTAATCTTCCAGCTTTACTCTCTTGCCTTTATCtgtttcctcatctttgatgAGTACTATTCATCTTCCAAGACCTTCCTTGCTCCCCCTTTTCATGCCCATTCTTCCCATGTTCTTAGTCATCTAGAAAGAGCTTCCTCTTCTTATACACTCAAGTTCActcttctcttctgttttttcctgtacTAGTTCTTGTCCTTTATGGAGAATCTGTATTAGTACCATCACAGGTGAATTTAGCCCAGTAGCATCTATCCATTTTGCTGGGATGTGGAGATGTCTGCCTGGAAGGAGCAGAATTGCTACCCTTGTGTCATATACCTCCCTGTACACACAGTGCTCTTGCTTATGtcattataaataaattataaattacaGTCCCTTGTTACAGGGCAAGCTGGCATTCAGGAGACATGGAAGTGTTAATGATATTACTGGTGGCTCCTGATTCCTGCAGACTCCAGGACCTGGAAATTCCTCCTTAGCTGCCACTCAAGTCCAGATGGGCAACTCTAAGATGCAGGAGGTCACTCCCACCCAGTCCAATGCATGTTCTTAGTGGCAGGTTGAGGTAGTAGCAAGGCTGAAGGTATATTCCAAAGAGGCACATACAGAAAGGACAGAGACAAGCCACACAGATCACCGCATGCAGAGTAGCCTTTACCAGCAGGCACATAAATACCAGCACAGATAGCCTAGCCCTGgtcctcctctccagctgacCAGGATTGAAGTTCATCATCAGAAGTTCACAGATCCTCATTCTCTAGATTCACAAGCACAGTTATATTCACAGTCTTCGAATAACAGCACAGCTTCTAGGTCTGTTTTATATCCATGTCGGGACCATAGGCCCCCTACCTAGCCACTGACCCAGACCCTTGAGTACAAAGCCACAACCTCATAGAATCAAATTCATCAGGAAAACATAAACACACCCAAGTCTTTCTAGTTAGTGGCATTTAGATCTCTCATGGTCGTGCTCTGTCCTCTTCAATTGCTGACTTATAAACCCAAGGCCCTTGTGACCCCAGTCAGAGCAGGTAGCCAGAGCTCTCTTGCATGCTGAGCGCTCCAGTTGTTGGCACCAAGACCTACAAGCTCTGTGATCCACAGTCTTTATTCAGTTACTGGAACTCAGACCTTGC
Proteins encoded in this region:
- the NRIP2 gene encoding nuclear receptor-interacting protein 2, with product MSTKKSCHLPLGQGDQEEKQSEGTPELERQECEMELRNKAILQQKRRLKQATQFVHKDSADLLPLDGLTRLGTSKDLQPHSVVQRRLLEGNLNKLRVQSARVQSPLAKDQDEKMEKGENRRKETSPLLIQCQCQGQVLKATVNTGCLPNLISKSCLNQLGLEEVSAMDCGDLSLPIPSVVGRVEHMELQFGPETVLCSALVVDDEMLEFCIGLQTLWSLKCCIDLEDGVLRFKALSQELPFLHASEEPAQ